In one Antennarius striatus isolate MH-2024 chromosome 1, ASM4005453v1, whole genome shotgun sequence genomic region, the following are encoded:
- the slc17a6b gene encoding vesicular glutamate transporter 2.1, translating to MESVKMRATAGVKEFAGKALGHVHRVMERRQKTGEVIELTEDGRPREAAEKKPPLCDCRCFGLPRRYIIAILSGLGFCISFGIRCNLGVAIVSMVNNSTVHQNGKIIIKEKAKFNWDPETVGLIHGSFFWGYIVTQIPGGYISSRLAANRVFGAAIVLTSTLNMFIPSAARFHYGCVIFVRILQGLVEGVTYPACHGIWSKWAPPLERSRLATISFCGSYAGAVIAMPLAGILVQYTGWSSVFYVYGCLGIIWYMFWVLVSYESPAEHPTITDEERCYIEESIGESAKLTGPTEKYKTPWKKFFTSMPVYAIIVANFCRSWTFYLLLISQPAYFEEVFGFEISKVGILSALPHLVMTIIVPIGGQLADHLRSKNILSTTTVRKIMNCGGFGMEATLLLVVGYSHNKGVAISFLVLAVGFSGFAISGFNVNHLDIAPRYASILMGISNGVGTLSGMVCPLIVGTMTKNKTREEWQYVFLIASLVHYGGVVFYGIFASGEKQPWADPELTSEEKCGFIDEDELAEETGDITQNYGAFGGPAKSYGATTQVNGGWASGWEKTEEYVQEEAQGGGYGYRQDEGYS from the exons ATGGAGTCTGTGAAGATGAGAGCCACGGCGGGGGTGAAGGAATTTGCGGGGAAGGCCCTGGGTCATGTGCACAG GGTGATGGAGAGGAGGCAGAAAACCGGCGAGGTGATCGAGCTGACGGAGGACGGGCGGCCCCGGGAGGCCGCGGAGAAGAAGCCCCCCCTGTGTGACTGCAGGTGCTTCGGTTTGCCCCGCCGGTACATCATCGCCATCCTGAGCGGATTGGGCTTCTGCATCTCTTTCGGTATCCGGTGCAATCTGGGCGTGGCCATAGTGAGCATGGTGAACAACAGCACCGTCCACCAGAACGGCAAGATCATCATCAAAGAG AAAGCCAAGTTCAACTGGGATCCAGAGACCGTGGGGCTAATCCACGGATCCTTTTTCTGGGGCTACATCGTGACACAAATCCCGGGGGGGTACATATCCTCCAGGCTGGCAGCCAACAG GGTCTTTGGTGCAGCCATTGTCCTGACCTCCACTCTCAACATGTTCATCCCCTCAGCAGCCAGGTTTCATTACGGCTGTGTCATTTTTGTGAGGATTTTACAAGGTCTGGTGGAG GGGGTGACTTACCCGGCCTGTCACGGCATCTGGAGCAAGTGGGCTCCTCCGCTGGAGAGGAGTCGTCTGGCCACCATCTCCTTCTGCG GCTCCTATGCCGGGGCGGTGATAGCGATGCCTCTGGCTGGGATCCTGGTGCAGTACACAGGCTGGTCCTCAGTGTTCTACGTTTACG GGTGTCTCGGCATCATCTGGTACATGTTCTGGGTGCTTGTATCCTACGAGAGCCCAGCGGAACACCCCACCATCACCGACGAGGAGCGCTGCTACATCGAGGAGAGCATCGGCGAGAGCGCCAAACTAACAGGTCCCACTGAG AAATACAAGACCCCTTGGAAGAAATTCTTCACGTCTATGCCTGTCTATGCAATCATCGTGGCCAACTTCTGCAGGAGCTGGACGTTCTACCTGCTGCTGATCAGCCAGCCTGCGTACTTTGAAGAAGTGTTTGGCTTTGAGATAAGCAAG GTGGGTATCCTCTCCGCCCTGCCCCATTTGGTGATGACCATCATCGTGCCCATCGGAGGCCAGCTGGCTGACCACCTCCGCAGCAAGAACATCCTGTCAACCACCACCGTCAGGAAAATCATGAACTGTGGAG gATTTGGCATGGAAGCCACTTTACTGCTGGTGGTGGGATATTCCCACAACAAAGGGGTGGCCATCTCATTCCTGGTGCTGGCGGTGGGCTTCAGTGGATTTGCCATATCAG GTTTTAATGTCAATCACCTGGACATCGCTCCACGCTATGCCAGTATCCTGATGGGAATCTCCAACGGCGTAGGGACTCTGTCCGGGATGGTGTGTCCGCTGATCGTCGGTACCATGACAAAGAACAAG ACTCGAGAGGAGTGGCAGTACGTGTTCTTGATCGCCTCCTTGGTGCATTACGGCGGAGTGGTATTCTATGGAATCTTCGCATCGGGTGAAAAGCAGCCGTGGGCCGACCCAGAACTGACCAGTGAGGAGAAGTGCGGCTTCATCGATGAGGACGAGCTGGCGGAAGAGACGGGCGACATCACTCAAAATTACGGTGCCTTTGGAGGTCCGGCTAAGTCGTACGGCGCGACCACACAGGTCAACGGAGGATGGGCCTCTGGCTGGGAGAAGACGGAGGAGTACGTGCAGGAGGAGGCGCAGGGAGGAGGATACGGGTACAGGCAGGATGAGGGATACTCCTAG